In one window of Eggerthella guodeyinii DNA:
- a CDS encoding zinc dependent phospholipase C family protein, with the protein MPALITHDFFGRDVYDRLYTLIGGSRDEAEAFLLGNQGPDPLFYTVLSPQLREHNRLGSTMHNKKPSELLAAFKNSLGILGSAELEVGRAYALGFLCHYTLDSTMHPFVFFHEYQLCDAGEPGLSRADGSEVHGIIESELDELVLFERRNETVATFNPSTEILNASDFVLHVISKMYAYVALTVYGEIIPATMFETAVKDFRMAQRLFYSPSGRKRAVIGRVEELLRPFSFYKSMSHRPVALTESPFDNRAHEAWENPFTGEVRTVGFWDLFDEALGRAQDNLFAFDEDGFDLEAARAITHELDFSGEPVVALVVSVEDGAVNAPPVGEA; encoded by the coding sequence ATGCCCGCACTCATAACACACGATTTCTTCGGGCGCGACGTCTACGACCGCCTGTACACCCTCATCGGAGGCTCGCGCGACGAAGCCGAGGCCTTCCTCTTGGGCAACCAAGGGCCCGACCCCCTGTTCTACACCGTGCTCAGCCCGCAGCTGCGCGAGCACAACCGCCTGGGCTCCACCATGCACAACAAGAAGCCGAGCGAGCTGCTGGCCGCGTTCAAGAACTCCCTCGGCATCCTCGGAAGCGCCGAGCTCGAGGTGGGCCGCGCCTACGCCCTGGGCTTCCTGTGCCACTACACGCTGGACTCCACCATGCACCCGTTCGTGTTCTTCCACGAGTACCAGCTGTGCGACGCCGGCGAGCCCGGCCTGTCGCGCGCCGACGGCAGCGAGGTGCACGGCATCATCGAGAGCGAGCTCGACGAGCTCGTGCTGTTCGAGCGGCGCAACGAAACCGTGGCCACGTTCAACCCGTCCACCGAGATCCTCAACGCGAGCGACTTCGTGCTGCACGTCATCTCGAAGATGTACGCCTACGTCGCCCTCACCGTGTACGGCGAGATCATCCCCGCCACGATGTTCGAGACGGCCGTCAAGGACTTCCGCATGGCGCAGCGCCTGTTCTACTCGCCCTCGGGCCGCAAGCGCGCCGTCATCGGGCGCGTCGAGGAGCTGCTGCGTCCCTTCTCGTTCTACAAGTCGATGAGCCACCGCCCCGTCGCCCTCACCGAGAGCCCGTTCGACAACCGCGCCCACGAGGCGTGGGAGAACCCGTTCACGGGCGAAGTGCGCACGGTGGGCTTCTGGGACCTCTTCGACGAGGCGCTGGGGAGGGCGCAGGACAACCTGTTCGCGTTCGACGAGGATGGATTCGACCTCGAAGCGGCGCGCGCCATCACGCACGAGCTGGACTTCTCGGGCGAGCCCGTGGTGGCCCTCGTGGTGTCGGTCGAGGACGGCGCGGTCAACGCGCCGCCCGTCGGCGAAGCATAA
- a CDS encoding trimeric intracellular cation channel family protein has product MLDVALTIPFWLEMAAALTGGLSGAMSAVRARYDIFGVACIAILTGLAGGIMRDILLQNYGIYAFQKPTLVLACAIAGVVVFYFGKLATYLDPIVDLLDNLSVALWAVISVSKSLSAGLDIIPSIILGTITAVGGGILRDVCMNREPEAFQAGALYGSAALVGCIAYALMSQNHILDNYAALACVVLVLGLRYASLFFGWRTKPPRDYSDVVTRAVSKPVRSVANRVRPPKGKVERDKERHGYEKLRVFWARMNGEYVAERSKGDRTSAAHEAEPPTSSSAVGASDPSDRIIVNREELRRIVGTDEEEERDPFEPRK; this is encoded by the coding sequence ATGCTGGACGTCGCCCTCACCATCCCGTTCTGGCTGGAAATGGCCGCTGCGCTGACCGGCGGTTTGTCCGGCGCCATGAGCGCCGTGCGCGCACGCTACGACATCTTCGGCGTGGCGTGCATCGCCATCCTCACCGGGTTGGCCGGCGGCATCATGCGCGACATCCTGCTGCAGAACTACGGCATCTACGCCTTCCAGAAACCCACGCTCGTGCTGGCGTGCGCCATCGCGGGCGTGGTGGTGTTCTACTTCGGCAAGCTGGCCACCTACCTCGATCCCATCGTCGATTTGCTCGACAACCTGTCGGTTGCGCTGTGGGCCGTCATCAGCGTCAGCAAGAGCCTGTCGGCGGGGCTCGACATCATCCCGTCCATCATCCTGGGAACCATCACCGCCGTGGGCGGCGGCATCCTGCGCGACGTGTGCATGAACCGCGAGCCCGAGGCGTTCCAAGCGGGCGCCCTGTACGGCAGCGCCGCGCTCGTGGGTTGCATCGCCTACGCGCTGATGAGCCAGAACCACATCCTGGACAACTACGCCGCCCTCGCCTGCGTCGTGCTGGTGCTGGGGCTGCGCTACGCGTCGCTGTTCTTCGGCTGGCGCACGAAGCCGCCGCGCGACTACTCCGACGTGGTGACGCGCGCGGTGTCGAAGCCGGTGCGCTCGGTGGCGAACCGCGTGCGGCCGCCGAAGGGCAAGGTGGAACGCGACAAGGAGCGGCACGGTTACGAGAAGCTGCGCGTGTTCTGGGCGCGCATGAACGGCGAGTACGTGGCGGAGCGGAGCAAGGGCGACCGGACGTCCGCCGCGCACGAGGCCGAGCCGCCGACGTCGTCGAGCGCCGTGGGCGCCAGCGACCCCAGCGACCGCATCATCGTGAACCGGGAAGAGCTACGCCGCATCGTCGGCACGGACGAGGAGGAAGAGCGCGACCCCTTCGAGCCGCGGAAATAG
- a CDS encoding DUF47 domain-containing protein: MGKKRKADYFDLFEKQSEAAVAEAQLLIEVIDSYTSGKSVRELMERAHALENESDEYSHAVYKMLSHDFITPIEREDIIALTQNLDNLIDFIEDVVLCFYMYRASDMHEHAREFAVLIKKSCKTLDKAMKDFRHFKKSKAIRQLIIDVNAYEEEADRLYLKVNRSLYGKEHDDPLRVVMWLRIFDRMEKCCDTCEHVADTMGGILLKNA; the protein is encoded by the coding sequence ATGGGCAAGAAGCGCAAGGCGGACTATTTCGACCTGTTCGAAAAGCAATCCGAGGCTGCGGTGGCCGAAGCGCAGCTGCTCATCGAGGTGATCGACAGCTACACATCGGGAAAGAGCGTGCGCGAGCTGATGGAGCGCGCGCACGCTCTGGAGAACGAGAGCGACGAGTACAGCCACGCCGTCTACAAGATGCTGTCGCACGATTTCATCACGCCCATCGAGCGCGAGGACATCATCGCGCTGACGCAGAACCTGGACAACCTCATCGACTTCATCGAGGATGTGGTGCTGTGCTTCTACATGTATCGCGCGAGCGACATGCACGAGCACGCGCGCGAGTTCGCGGTGCTCATCAAGAAGAGCTGCAAAACGCTGGATAAAGCCATGAAGGATTTCCGTCATTTTAAGAAATCGAAGGCCATCAGGCAGCTCATCATCGACGTGAACGCCTACGAGGAAGAGGCCGACCGGCTGTACCTCAAGGTGAACCGCAGCCTCTACGGCAAGGAGCACGACGACCCGCTGCGCGTGGTCATGTGGCTGCGCATCTTCGACCGCATGGAGAAGTGCTGCGACACCTGCGAGCACGTAGCCGACACCATGGGCGGGATCCTGCTGAAGAACGCATAG
- a CDS encoding DUF47 domain-containing protein — protein MGKRDKFDYFDAFEKQTEVAVQEAELLIEAIESFTEAEHLKEVMERAHELEHKGDEINHAIFKTVATDFITPIEREDIINMSQYLDNIIDYIEDVMQRFYMYDVHFIHHDALEFAHLIKKSCEALDKAMEDFRNFKKSKTFKQLIVDVNTYEEEADQLYMKVIRKLHTHDRENPMRVLVWSQIFDRMEKCCDSCEHAADTMNSILLKNV, from the coding sequence GTGGGCAAGAGGGACAAGTTCGATTATTTCGATGCGTTCGAGAAACAGACGGAAGTTGCCGTTCAGGAAGCCGAGCTGCTGATCGAGGCCATCGAAAGCTTCACCGAGGCGGAGCATCTCAAAGAGGTCATGGAGCGCGCGCACGAGCTGGAGCACAAGGGCGACGAGATCAACCACGCCATCTTCAAGACGGTTGCTACCGATTTCATCACGCCTATCGAGCGCGAGGACATCATCAACATGTCCCAGTACCTCGACAACATCATCGACTACATCGAAGACGTCATGCAGCGCTTCTACATGTACGACGTGCACTTCATCCATCATGACGCGCTCGAGTTCGCGCATCTCATCAAGAAGAGCTGCGAGGCGCTCGACAAGGCCATGGAGGACTTCCGCAACTTCAAGAAGTCCAAGACGTTCAAGCAGCTCATCGTGGACGTGAATACGTACGAGGAAGAGGCCGACCAGCTGTACATGAAGGTCATCCGCAAGCTGCACACCCACGACCGCGAGAACCCCATGCGCGTGCTGGTGTGGTCGCAGATCTTCGACCGCATGGAGAAGTGCTGCGACTCGTGCGAGCACGCCGCCGACACGATGAACTCCATTCTGTTGAAGAACGTGTAA